TTCCGATCTCCGTCATTCCGTCGACGCCGGACGAGGGGGACAGCGAGTCGGTGGCGTAGAGCTTCACGGTCGTGTTGTTGCCGGCGTACCGGAGCCCTATCGAGGCGGCCGAGATCTTCTGAGGCGAGCCGAGGTCGTACACGATGCCCACACCCGGCTTGTACGGGGCGAGCGTCGGGCCGGCGTTGTAGCGCTTGGTCCGCCAGTAGGTGGAGCTGTCGCCGTCATACGTCAGCTTCACGTCCTCCGGAGCCTGTGCGTCGCCGCTGGCGACGTACTCCTGGGAGCCCGCGATGCTGAGCGTCTTGGCCGGCTTGGTCTTGTCGCCGCTCTTGTCGTTGTCGTCCGTCGTCTGTGTCTGGTTGGTGTCGTCGGACTTGTTGTGCTGCTCCATGAGGGCGTCCGCCAACTGCCAGCTGCCCAGGCCCAGAGCGGCGATGAGGAGCGCCGACACGGCCCACTTGAGGGCCTTGCCGGTGCGGCTCTGCAACGGAGGCGGAGGAGACGGCAGCGGTTGGGTGACGCCGGGATGCGGCGCCGGACGGCCGTACGTGCCCTGCTGGTACGTCGTGCGCTGGTACTCGGGCGGCGCGGTGAACGCCGGCTCCGGCGGGCGGATGCGGGGCATCTCGCCGATCGCCTTCACCAACTCCTCCGGCGTGGTGCACGGCGACTCGTGGCGGGAAGCGGTCGCGCCGTCGTTGACGAGCGCGCGCATCGACAGCTCGGACAGCCCGCGGTGAACGCCGGCCCGCACCTGGTCGGGCGGGATCAGCCCGATGTCCTTGGGCAGCCCGGACAGGCCGTAAGCGTCGTTCTCGTACGGCCAACGCTGGGTCAGGCCCGCGTACAGCAGCGCGCCGATCGCCTCGGTGTCCGTGCGCTGCGGGGTCTCGGACGTGATGCCACGCAGCGCGGCATTCACGGCGAGGCCGCGGATGCGCCACTGTCCGCTGGAGGTCCGCAGGACCGCGTTCGGGTTCAGGCGCAGATGCGCGAGGCCCTCGCGGTGGGCGGCGGCCATGGCGGAGGCGACCTGACTGACCATCTGGTACGCGTCGTGCGGCTCCAGCGGCCCGGGGGCCAGGAGCGCGGTCAACTCGGTGGCGTCGGGCAGCCATTCGTGGACGACGTAGACGAGGTCGTTCTCCTCGACGGCGTCCAGGACCTGGACGAAGCGCGGGTCACCGAGCAGCGCGGAGGAACGGGCCGCTGCCAGGACGGAGCGGGCCCGTGAGTGGTCCGCCGGCAGGATGTGGACACCTACGGCGCGACGGAGCTTCTCGTCGACCGCTCGCCAACTGCTGAAGCCGTCCAGCCGGGTGACACATTCCTCGAGCCGGTAGCGTCTGGCGAGCTTGTGGCCGCTGTGCAGCTCGGGCGGTGAGGCCTTCCCGGGACCCTCGGTCCCGCCACTCCCCTGTGCCTCTTCGTTGTCCGTGTCCCGCTCCCGGTTTGTGGCCACCCCGTCGGCCGTGGACTGGTCCGCCTGTGCGGTCAGCGGCTCGTCGCCGCTGTTGTCTGCCACGTCGACGGCAGCCGTACTCCGTTCCGCCACCGTCGTTCCTGCCTCCCCATTCCTTGCGCGCCGACCGACATCCGTGCGCGCCGTCCGACGCCGAAACCAATTGTGCCCACAGTCCGCCGCTATGCACGACACACAGTGGCGGACGATGGTTGTGCGCGTACCCCCTTATCAGCGCCCCAGCCGTCCGCGCACCATGCCGACCAGGGAGTTCAGCTCCTCGATACGCATCTTGCGGGCGGCCAGGAAGAAGATCCCGAGCAGGACCGCGCCGCCGACGATCAGGGCGGCGAAGGAGCCGATGACGCCCTGGCCCAGAGCATGCGCGATGCCGTAGCAGGCCGCGCCGCTGAGGATCGCGGCCGGTACCGAGGCGATGCAGAGCCTGGCGTAGGTCCGCATGACGCGGGCGCCGTCCAGGTCGCCGCCCAGGCGCTTGCGCAGGCGGCTCCAGGCGACGCCTACGCCGACGGCGTAGGCGAGGCCGTACGAGGCGGCCATGCCGACCACGGCCCAGCGGGCCGGGATCAGGAAGTAGCAGACGGCGGAGGCGGCGGCGTTGACGGCCGCCACGATGACCGTGTTGTAGAAGGGGGTCCGAGTGTCCTCGTAGGCGTAGAACGCGCGCAGAACGACGTACTGCACGGAGAACGGGATCAGGCCGAGACCGAAGGCCATCAGCATGAAGCCCATGTTCGTGGCCTGGTCGGCGCCAGAAGAGCCGAAGATCAGGGTGCACATCGGGATGCCGAGGGCGACGAACCCGAAGGCGATGGGCACGATCGCGACGGCCGTGGTGCGCAGGCCCTGGGAGATGTCGTCGCGAACGGCACCGCTGTCGTCCTCTGCGGCCGAGCGGGAGATGCGGGGCAGCAGGGCGGCCATCAGGGAGACCGTGATGATGGCCTGCGGCAGGCCCCAGATCAGCTGGGCGTTGGCGTAAGCGGCGAAACCGGTGCCCTTGACGCCGGAGTCGAAGCCGGCGGCGGTGGACAGCTGGGTGACCACGAGTGCGCCCGCCTGGTTGGCGAGGACGAAAAGGATCGTCCACTTGGCGAGCATCGCGGCCTTGCCGAGACCGTGGCCCTTCCAGTCGAAACGGAGCCGCAGGCGGAATCCGGTCTCGCGCAGGTAAGGGATCATCGCCAGGGACTGGACGATCAGGCCGAGCAGAACACCGACGCCGAGGAGCCGCTGGCCCTCCGGCGGGATGTTCGTGACCTCCATCCCGGAGCGCTCCGAGGTGCCGTAGACCCACAGGAACGTGCCGAGCGTCACGATGATGACGATGTTGTTCAGGACCGGGGTCCACATCATCGCGCCGAAGCGGCCGCGGGCGTTGAGGATCTGGCCCATCACCACGTGGACGCCCATGAAGAAGATCGAGGGCAGGAAGTAACGGGTGAAGGTGACGGCGACCTCGTTGGCGGCCGGGTCGTTGGCGACCTTCGCGGACAGCGCGCGGACCAGGAGTGGGGCCGCGAACATCGCGAGGGCGGTGAGTGCGGCGAGCGCGACCATCACCACGGTCAACAGACGGTTCGCGTACGCCTCGCCGCCGTCCTCGTCGTCCTTCATCGCTCGCACCAGCTGCGGCACGAAGACGGAGTTGAGGCCGCCGCCGACGGTCAGGATGTAGATCATCGTCGGCAGCTGGTAGGCGACCTGGAAGGAGTCGCCGAGAAGGCCGAGGCCCAGCGCGGAGACGATCATCGCGGAGCGCACGAACCCGGTGAGCCGCGACACCATCGTGCCCGCCGCCATCACCGCACTGGACTTCAGCAGCCCCCCGGCCTTTCCGCCCTTCTTGGCGGCAGCCGCAGCTGCCGGAGTCGGCGAGGCCGGAGGGGGCACGGGTGCGGTGCCCAGGTTCATGGTGCGGTCCGCGGACGGCGGCATGGGGGGCTCGGCACCCGGTACCGGCGCCGGGGACGGAGCCGGAACCGACGGGGGCTGGTACGGCTGCTGGCCGCCGCCCTGCTGCTGGTCGCGGAAGAGATGCGCGAAGGCGTCCGGCTCGTGGCGCTCCTCGGCGGAGTGCGTGACGAGGTCGTCCACACCCACGTACTGCGTGCTGCGCGGGTCGTCGCCGTACGGCAGGTACTGGGTCGCCCCGTCCGGCTCGGGCGCCGGAGTCTGCGCCCACACATGCGGGTCGGGGGCGTACGGAGACTGCTGGGGCTGGGCGTACAGCGGCTGCTGCGGCTGGTACGTGCCCGGGGGCGGCGGGGGGTGCGCGGCGCGGTCGTAGAGCGCCTCGGCGACCGGGTCCTGGGCGGAGAGGTCCTGCGCCCGGTAGGGGTCCTGGTCGTAGGCGTCCTGGAGGTACATGTCCGCGGGGGGCTGCGGCGGTACCTGGCCGTGCTCGGGCGGCGGGCCCTCGGGGTGGCCCGAGCCGCCCGCGGCCTGGCCGCGGTCACCGTCGTACGGCGCGTTCATGGTTACCCCACCTCATCGTCCCGGGCCCACCGGCCACGACATCCTCAACGGTCCACTCTCTCACCCGTGCCGGACGGGTCGGTGCTTTCCGCTGCGGTGTCCGGTGTCAGGTCACTCGGCTGCTGCGGCTCGTCTGCCCCGGGCCGCGGGCCGGACTCCTCAGGGAGACGGTCTTCGGGGCCTTCGGGGTTCTCCGGGCCGTCCGTCGGCTCGTCGGCCGCGTCGGGATCCTCGGATCCGCCGTCGTCGGCCTCCCGCTCGGCGGCCCGCTTGCGCTGCTTGTACATCCGGAAGCCGGCCAGGACGAGGAGGAGGAAGCCGCCGCCGATGACCAGCATCACGGTGGCCGTGAACTCGGTGACCCTCACCTTGAACCGGACCGGGTCGCCGTACGCCTGGCCGTCCTCGGTGAACAGCTGGGCGACGACCTCCGCCTGGCCGTTGGCCTGGGCCGAGGTGGTGAACTTCACCGTCTGGCTGTGCCCGCCGTTGACGGTGACCTGCTGTTCCTCGTAGTCGCCGTCGCCGATCTTCAGGCGGGTCGGGCTCGTGGAGGTGAGCCGCAGGACGAGGTGGTCGACGCCCTGCACCAGGTTGTTCTGCACGGTCACGGGGATCGTGGCGCTGCGCCCGGAGAGCTTGACCTCGGACTTGTCGATCAGCTTGACCTGGTTGGTCAGGTTGTCGAGGTAGTTCCGCACACCGTCGCGGTAGCTCTGCGCCTCGGCGGCCCGGCCGCGCCACGACGTCGACATCTCACGGTTCATGGCCCGCCCGAAGGGGGTCACCACGCGGGACTGGTCGGTGAGGATCACCTTGAACCGGTCGAGCTTGTCCTGTACGGCCGCGATCTGCTCGAAGGCGGGCTTGGACAGCTCCTGCTTGCGCAGCTTGGCGGGGTAGGCGGAGGTCGACGGGACCTTGGTGGTCGCGCTCGCGTCCGGCTTCGAGGCGGCCGCCGACGTCAGGTCCTGGGCCTGCGTCCAGTTGCCG
This DNA window, taken from Streptomyces sp. NBC_00663, encodes the following:
- the murJ gene encoding murein biosynthesis integral membrane protein MurJ, which produces MNAPYDGDRGQAAGGSGHPEGPPPEHGQVPPQPPADMYLQDAYDQDPYRAQDLSAQDPVAEALYDRAAHPPPPPGTYQPQQPLYAQPQQSPYAPDPHVWAQTPAPEPDGATQYLPYGDDPRSTQYVGVDDLVTHSAEERHEPDAFAHLFRDQQQGGGQQPYQPPSVPAPSPAPVPGAEPPMPPSADRTMNLGTAPVPPPASPTPAAAAAAKKGGKAGGLLKSSAVMAAGTMVSRLTGFVRSAMIVSALGLGLLGDSFQVAYQLPTMIYILTVGGGLNSVFVPQLVRAMKDDEDGGEAYANRLLTVVMVALAALTALAMFAAPLLVRALSAKVANDPAANEVAVTFTRYFLPSIFFMGVHVVMGQILNARGRFGAMMWTPVLNNIVIIVTLGTFLWVYGTSERSGMEVTNIPPEGQRLLGVGVLLGLIVQSLAMIPYLRETGFRLRLRFDWKGHGLGKAAMLAKWTILFVLANQAGALVVTQLSTAAGFDSGVKGTGFAAYANAQLIWGLPQAIITVSLMAALLPRISRSAAEDDSGAVRDDISQGLRTTAVAIVPIAFGFVALGIPMCTLIFGSSGADQATNMGFMLMAFGLGLIPFSVQYVVLRAFYAYEDTRTPFYNTVIVAAVNAAASAVCYFLIPARWAVVGMAASYGLAYAVGVGVAWSRLRKRLGGDLDGARVMRTYARLCIASVPAAILSGAACYGIAHALGQGVIGSFAALIVGGAVLLGIFFLAARKMRIEELNSLVGMVRGRLGR
- a CDS encoding protein kinase family protein gives rise to the protein MAERSTAAVDVADNSGDEPLTAQADQSTADGVATNRERDTDNEEAQGSGGTEGPGKASPPELHSGHKLARRYRLEECVTRLDGFSSWRAVDEKLRRAVGVHILPADHSRARSVLAAARSSALLGDPRFVQVLDAVEENDLVYVVHEWLPDATELTALLAPGPLEPHDAYQMVSQVASAMAAAHREGLAHLRLNPNAVLRTSSGQWRIRGLAVNAALRGITSETPQRTDTEAIGALLYAGLTQRWPYENDAYGLSGLPKDIGLIPPDQVRAGVHRGLSELSMRALVNDGATASRHESPCTTPEELVKAIGEMPRIRPPEPAFTAPPEYQRTTYQQGTYGRPAPHPGVTQPLPSPPPPLQSRTGKALKWAVSALLIAALGLGSWQLADALMEQHNKSDDTNQTQTTDDNDKSGDKTKPAKTLSIAGSQEYVASGDAQAPEDVKLTYDGDSSTYWRTKRYNAGPTLAPYKPGVGIVYDLGSPQKISAASIGLRYAGNNTTVKLYATDSLSPSSGVDGMTEIGTATTSGNSLTLKASKSAKTQYVLLWITAVPYAQTDGYSGAGYKQAITDVTFKG